In Tribolium castaneum strain GA2 chromosome 4, icTriCast1.1, whole genome shotgun sequence, one DNA window encodes the following:
- the LOC661191 gene encoding uncharacterized protein LOC661191, with protein MKSQLFALFLIISVCHGQSHGDITTKSAIIINNHTDPIPPVTEIPPGPSGNNVTTTISPNSTTTSTTPTTPTTTTTPTTSTTTTTVTPTTSTKPTTPTTKPTTSTAPTTSTTAKTTTKTPTPSPSSTTTKATPTTKSPVTTAAPTPANNRKFDGPSFVGGIVLASGLMAIGFVAFKFYKARTELNYHTL; from the exons ATGAAGAGTCAACTTTTTGCACTATTCTTGATTATCAGCGTATGTCATGGGCAAAGTCATG GCGATATTACTACTAAGAGCgctattataattaataatcacACAGATCCGATTCCTCCAGTTACCGAAATACCACCAGGTCCTTCAGGAAACAACGTCACAACAACCATTTCTCCTAACTCAACTACAACTTCAACAACTCCTACAACCCCTACAA CTACAACGACACCTACAACGTCAACAACTACAACAACTGTTACACCAACAACCTCAACTAAACCAACAACTCCAACAACAAAGCCAACTACATCTACTGCTCCTACAACTTCTACCACTGCaaaaacaacaacgaaaacACCCACACCTTCACCTTCCTCCACTACAACAAAAGCAACCCCAACAACAAAATCGCCGGTAACAACAGCGGCTCCTACTCCAGCAAATAACCGGAAATTTGATGGTCCTAGTTTTGTTGGTGGAATCGTTTTAGCGTCTGGGTTAATGGCTATAGGTTTTGTCgctttcaaattttataaagcACGCACTGAGCTTAACTATCATACTCTGTAG
- the LOC661245 gene encoding zinc finger C4H2 domain-containing protein isoform X2, with translation MTSTTDERSVYAKLEAVKEIRAKTIQLEKIKNRLILEIESQDQEEKCLSEYKQEMELLLQEKMSHVEELRQIHADINAMEGVIKQSEESRSRSLNYAVRLHEDYVPLKNEIDRLRRECLGLDPLPELHEEEGSAITPERFSQLYNSNKSQSQSYNKSSDWTRPIAPNESSTSSLAPPLPPTFLPPPNSLRLVTNKPEPGRPGGLAPSPHTGPTPTFRQQPPPMKSCLSCHQQIHRNAPICPLCKAKSRSRNPKKPKKKDH, from the exons ATGACTTCTACGACGGATGAACGTTCAGTTTATGCCAAATTAGAAGCCGTCAAGGAAATTCG AGCTAAAACAATCCAACTCGAGAAGATAAAAAACCGTCTTATACTTGAAATTGAGTCTCAAGACCAAGAGGAGAAATGTCTGTCAGAGTACAAACAAGAAATGGAATTGTTGTTACAAGAAAAAATGTCACATGTGGAAGAATTAAGGCAAATACACGCCGATATAAATGCT atggAAGGAGTGATCAAGCAGTCAGAGGAGAGCAGGTCTAGGTCTTTAAATTACGCTGTTAGACTACATGAGGATTATGTCCCACTTAAGAATGAAATTGACCGATTAAGAAGGGAATGCTTAGGCTTAGACCCTCTCCCTGAGCTTCACGAAGAGGAAGGTTCCGCCATAACACCAGA GCGATTTTCGCAGCTTTACAATTCAAACAAGAGCCAATCACAAAGTTACAACAAATCTAGTGACTGGACTAGACCAATAGCTCCCAATGAGAGCTCAACCAGCTCCTTGGCGCCGCCTCTACCACCAACATTTTTACCACCCCCAAATTCCCTACGTTTAGTGACAAACAAGCCAGAGCCGGGACGCCCTGGAGGTCTGGCGCCGTCGCCTCACACAGGACCCACACCTACATTCAG GCAACAACCGCCTCCAATGAAGTCCTGTTTGAGTTGCCACCAACAAATACACAGAAATGCACCAATTTGTCCGTTGTGTAAGGCAAAATCCAGGTCTAGAAACcctaaaaaaccaaaaaagaaAGACCATTGA
- the LOC661245 gene encoding zinc finger C4H2 domain-containing protein isoform X1, which yields MTSTTDERSVYAKLEAVKEIRAKTIQLEKIKNRLILEIESQDQEEKCLSEYKQEMELLLQEKMSHVEELRQIHADINAMEGVIKQSEESRSRSLNYAVRLHEDYVPLKNEIDRLRRECLGLDPLPELHEEEGSAITPERFSQLYNSNKSQSQSYNKSSDWTRPIAPNESSTSSLAPPLPPTFLPPPNSLRLVTNKPEPGRPGGLAPSPHTGPTPTFRSDINLRQQPPPMKSCLSCHQQIHRNAPICPLCKAKSRSRNPKKPKKKDH from the exons ATGACTTCTACGACGGATGAACGTTCAGTTTATGCCAAATTAGAAGCCGTCAAGGAAATTCG AGCTAAAACAATCCAACTCGAGAAGATAAAAAACCGTCTTATACTTGAAATTGAGTCTCAAGACCAAGAGGAGAAATGTCTGTCAGAGTACAAACAAGAAATGGAATTGTTGTTACAAGAAAAAATGTCACATGTGGAAGAATTAAGGCAAATACACGCCGATATAAATGCT atggAAGGAGTGATCAAGCAGTCAGAGGAGAGCAGGTCTAGGTCTTTAAATTACGCTGTTAGACTACATGAGGATTATGTCCCACTTAAGAATGAAATTGACCGATTAAGAAGGGAATGCTTAGGCTTAGACCCTCTCCCTGAGCTTCACGAAGAGGAAGGTTCCGCCATAACACCAGA GCGATTTTCGCAGCTTTACAATTCAAACAAGAGCCAATCACAAAGTTACAACAAATCTAGTGACTGGACTAGACCAATAGCTCCCAATGAGAGCTCAACCAGCTCCTTGGCGCCGCCTCTACCACCAACATTTTTACCACCCCCAAATTCCCTACGTTTAGTGACAAACAAGCCAGAGCCGGGACGCCCTGGAGGTCTGGCGCCGTCGCCTCACACAGGACCCACACCTACATTCAGGTCCGACATTAATCTGAG GCAACAACCGCCTCCAATGAAGTCCTGTTTGAGTTGCCACCAACAAATACACAGAAATGCACCAATTTGTCCGTTGTGTAAGGCAAAATCCAGGTCTAGAAACcctaaaaaaccaaaaaagaaAGACCATTGA